The following coding sequences are from one Virgibacillus necropolis window:
- a CDS encoding DsbA family oxidoreductase: MKIDVYSDFGCPFCYIGKRRLELALEQFSNKDKVTITYKSYELDPNAETNPDKTIHELLAGKYGMSVEKAKQSNENLANQAAELGLTYRFDTMQPTNTFDAHRLAKYAEKQGKGKEMTERLLQAYFTDSLHIGDYETLTKLAVEVELDSAAVLDVLESTDYAKAVRGDEQEAQQVGVQGVPFFVFNEKYAVSGAQPPDVFSEVIEKVWEEENEQPILQTLNPGKSETTYCTGDGCEVDSGEAKG; encoded by the coding sequence ATGAAAATTGACGTCTATTCGGACTTTGGTTGTCCTTTTTGCTATATCGGAAAACGCAGATTGGAATTAGCTTTAGAACAATTTTCAAATAAAGATAAGGTAACAATCACATATAAAAGTTATGAGCTAGACCCGAATGCAGAAACAAACCCTGATAAAACGATTCATGAGTTACTAGCAGGCAAATATGGAATGAGTGTTGAAAAAGCAAAACAATCAAATGAAAATTTGGCCAATCAAGCAGCTGAGCTTGGCTTGACCTATCGATTTGATACTATGCAACCTACAAACACATTTGATGCACACCGGTTAGCGAAGTACGCTGAAAAACAGGGTAAGGGAAAAGAAATGACCGAACGACTGTTACAGGCATATTTTACGGATTCACTACACATTGGTGATTATGAAACCTTAACAAAATTAGCCGTTGAAGTGGAATTAGATAGTGCCGCAGTGTTGGATGTACTTGAGTCTACTGATTATGCGAAAGCGGTAAGAGGGGATGAACAAGAAGCGCAACAAGTTGGTGTACAGGGTGTACCCTTCTTTGTTTTTAATGAGAAATATGCGGTTTCTGGCGCACAGCCACCAGATGTATTTTCTGAAGTAATCGAAAAAGTTTGGGAAGAAGAAAACGAACAACCAATCTTACAAACGTTAAATCCGGGAAAGTCTGAGACGACTTATTGTACTGGAGATGGTTGCGAAGTTGATTCTGGTGAAGCAAAAGGCTAA